Proteins encoded by one window of Primulina huaijiensis isolate GDHJ02 chromosome 1, ASM1229523v2, whole genome shotgun sequence:
- the LOC140981340 gene encoding ER membrane protein complex subunit 8/9 homolog, with protein sequence MGGESPYEIHQIAYIKLVLHALKHRTSAVNAVLIGRSAAFGNSVEIIDSVPLFHSQIGLLPPLEIALTMIEEYYGEKGLGIVGYFHANERFNDFELAGVAKNIGDHITRYFPQAALLLLDNKKLEALPQGKDRSPVMQLYSKDASKNWKLAGLDGSNYLTLKEPSANIVLLDYISSEKWKDIIDFDDHLDDISKDWLNPDLYK encoded by the exons ATGGGAGGCGAGTCACCGTATGAGATCCACCAGATCGCCTACATAAAGCTGGTCCTTCATGCCCTAAAACACCGTACCTCCGCAGTCAACGCCGTCCTTATCGGGCGCTCCGCCGCGTTCGGGAATTCCGTCGAGATCATTGATTCAGTCCCGCTTTTCCACTCACAGATCGGCCTCCTTCCTCCCCTCGAAATCGCCCTTACCATG ATAGAGGAGTATTATGGAGAAAAAGGCTTGGGTATTGTGGGATATTTTCATGCTAATGAGAGGTTCAATGATTTTGAGCTCGCTGGTGTGGCAAAGAATATCGGAGATCACATCACCAGATATTTTCCTCAGGCTGCTCTACTTTTG TTGGATAATAAAAAACTTGAGGCTTTACCACAGGGAAAGGATCGAAGCCCCGTGATGCAG CTCTACTCGAAGGATGCATCTAAAAATTGGAAGCTAGCTGGGCTAGATGGAAGCAATTACCTTACTCTCAAGGAACCATCAGCAAACATTGTCCTTTTGGATTACATCTCTTCCGAGAAATGGAAGGACATTATCGACTTTGACGATCACCTGGATGATATCAGCAA GGATTGGCTGAATCCAGACCTTTACAAATGA